From the Pomacea canaliculata isolate SZHN2017 linkage group LG14, ASM307304v1, whole genome shotgun sequence genome, one window contains:
- the LOC112555442 gene encoding zinc metalloproteinase nas-13-like, translated as MATLWLAAFLLTSLFAQAQTDTYRPPPKRYRSKTIDELILQASKPTKTCRDLTCTIPVQQFPWTNGPTDERPPKTGIRDDLYTAELDMNLTPEQMTRLYGDNHISKRKATGDARLRWTNHTIPYEIHNGSFDSDEIAEIKDAMSEWERLTCVTFKPAVDSDVNRILLQNGYGCNSAVGMIGGIQVVNLQKPGCRFRGLYLHETGHAIGLVHEHQLPNRDDYISIRYTNVDPSMRIWFDKYSNDAVDQMGVEYDYSSIMHYGKTAFSYNGKAQTIFTKDKSKEQEIGQVAFKSLSFSDVKTVSLMYGCSKHCPSLPPCENPCFVDKHCKCFCKKDMPERPCLNEDSDKQCDEWASRGECEGNSEYMHISCRKSCKLCQSTSGVVGFVVSEGSCENAYDEKKCTDWAATGECQKNSMWMRSNCRKACDACKPGNVSEQVKGENETICINQYGDGPCQDWADKGECQANPSFMLTECRKACGRCLNNDGDDDAPDNVTKTIVSTAACKDNESACKSWAKYCSSNTYVIKNCPKTCNRCDKLSL; from the exons ATGGCGACTCTGTGGTTGGCGGCTTTCCTGCTGACATCACTTTTTGCACAG GCACAGACGGACACGTACAGACCTCCACCGAAACGCTACAGAAGCAAGACCATTGATGAACTCATCCTTCAGGCCAGCAAGCCCACAAAAA cgtGTCGAGACCTCACGTGTACAATTCCTGTTCAGCAATTTCCGTGGACCAACGGACCGACAGATGAACGCC CTCCCAAAACGGGAATTCGCGATGACCTATACACGGCGGAGCTAGACATGAACCTCACACCCGAACAGATGACTCGACTTTACGG AGACAATCACATCTCCAAAAGGAAGGCGACAGGGGATGCCAGACTCCGATGGACCAATCACACCATTCCCTACGAGATCCACAACGGCTCCTTCG ATTCTGACGAGATAGCGGAAATTAAAGACGCCATGTCTGAATGGGAGAGGCTGACGTGTGTGACGTTCAAGCCTGCCGTAGACAGTGACGTCAACAGAATCCTTCTCCAAAATGGCTACGG GTGCAACTCTGCGGTTGGCATGATTGGAGGTATACAAGTCGTGAACTTACAAAAACCCGGATGTAGATTT AGAGGCCTGTACCTGCACGAGACAGGTCACGCTATAGGCCTCGTGCACGAGCACCAGCTACCGAACCGTGACGACTACATCAGCATCCGCTACACCAACGTCGACCCTAGCATGCGGATTTGGTTCGACAAGTACAGCAATGACGCCGTGGACCAGATGGGAGTCGAGTACGACTACTCCTCCATTATGCACTACGGCAAGACG GCATTTTCTTACAATGGGAAAGCTCAGACCATCTTCACGAAagacaagagcaaagagcaagagaTTGGTCAGGTGGCCTTCAAATCCTTGTCTTTCTCTGACGTCAAGACGGTCAGTCTCATGTATGGATGCAGTA AACACTGTCCAAGTCTGCCTCCTTGCGAAAATCCATGTTTTGTGGACAAGCATTGCAAATGTTTTTGCAAGAAGGACATGCCCGAGC GACCATGTTTGAATGAGGACAGCGACAAGCAGTGTGACGAGTGGGCTTCACGAGGGGAATGTGAGGGCAACAGCGAGTACATGCACATCAGCTGCCGCAAGTCCTGCAAACTTTGTCAAAGCACCTCAGGTGTCGTAGGTTTTGTGGTGTCAGAAG GATCATGTGAAAATGCATACGATGAGAAGAAATGTACCGACTGGGCTGCCACTGGTGAATGCCAGAAAAACTCGATGTGGATGAGAAGCAACTGCAGGAAAGCCTGTGATGCTTGTAAGCCGGGCAACGTGTCTGAACAGGTGAAAGGCGAGAACG aaaccaTCTGCATCAACCAGTATGGCGACGGGCCATGCCAGGACTGGGCGGACAAGGGAGAATGTCAAGCCAACCCCAGCTTCATGCTCACGGAATGCCGCAAGGCCTGCGGTCGCTGCCTGAAtaacgatggtgatgatgatgcccCCGACAACGTGACCAAGACCATCGTCAGTACTGCAG CGTGTAAAGACAATGAGTCTGCATGCAAGTCTTGGGCCAAGTACTGTTCAAGCAACACCTACGTCATTAAAAATTGCCCCAAAACCTGTAACCGCTGTGATAAG CTGAGCCTGTAG
- the LOC112555441 gene encoding histone H3.v1-like isoform X2, translated as MSCVRKLFKRKFLRTQSSETILVAQQSDNNSPSDPVSSSTAVSADHDDASSACSDGNVTSDSKAAAPDQPNPSTAAHTTTAAAVVVTSSQGAASTSALLIPPERRRPHGSVGLQPPSSPLSITSEKPPSSVSDTPAPVTTIPDLTTISETKKSVPSASFKLVLPAVATRGGRPSRGFLRLQQKEFTVADMEGRDSKVRLEGQPSSPSPSQSPTSSSPLESVSHSKGVLTSAYLSPRLIPAATESKVLTTIISSQNPGYSFDVAARLGRSSPVVSSSLSQGASASTGELQAEDGGCRSSLPQSSAPEVSFLTDSPRISEPSLLSDLPQTTPPGAWGEELDVEAPPIPEAFDRGYPPSYTETETHSAPYPQISPVLASFVHPVYDASISDDVILPDDLFFECSDSGETPEAPGMERPRNPTPYGSRRLMTYPECSVTPPNQFVDVSEATVPPARFRDNDASTKTKGESKEVFKEAAKEAQKGEVTIERVEDEKHLKGRQQQEEVNDGEKAMEEEEEDEVEEEERRANEEEENVPEHLMDVFELGKMCSRSRAKLNSADQRLRRQKKIFILQQQVMQQAEELKELTRLIRMAEAQTNALKEEKKELDAELQKTCDQLTDVDEVNTKKHEPLMYKKFSTIKTAAEAKTLLVSIRSRQKALYYLEAMTYRKCVALQHNLKLQVSGSTTGSDKDRKLSKRMSTIGPASPKKSKKLKDQLSLSSAAMPSSAVLPALPLMLSAVSAASINGPGLGPLFFPVQETQQQQQQQQPLQPVASHSSSLGNAVLLFDDFRETELD; from the exons ATGTCTTGTGTCAGGAAGCTCTTTAAGAGAAAATTCTTACGAACACAGTCAAGTGAAACG ATTCTCGTGGCCCAGCAGAGTGACAACAACAGTCCGTCTGACCCGGTCTCATCTTCCACAGCAGTCAGTGCCGATCACGACGACGCCTCCAGTGCCTGCTCCGATGGCAACGTCACATCAGACTCCAAGGCCGCGGCCCCCGATCAGCCCAACCCCTCCACCGCCGcccacaccaccaccgccgccgcagTCGTCGTAACCAGCTCTCAGGGCGCGGCCAGCACTTCCGCCCTGCTAATACCACCAGAGCGACGACGACCACACGGCAGCGTGGGTCTTCAGCCACCTTCGTCGCCGCTGTCCATAACCTCGGAGAAGCCCCCCTCCTCCGTGTCGGACACTCCTGCCCCCGTCACGACTATTCCGGATCTCACAACAATTTCGGAAACCAAGAAAAGCGTTCCCTCTGCCAGCTTCAAGCTTGTGCTACCCGCAGTGGCAACGCGAGGAGGCAGACCGTCGAGAGGTTTTCTCCGGCTGCAGCAGAAAGAGTTCACTGTCGCTGACATGGAAGGCAGAGACAGCAAGGTCCGATTAGAGGGACAGCCTTCCAGCCCCAGTCCCAGTCAAAGTCCCACATCATCCTCACCGCTGGAGTCCGTGTCACATTCCAAGGGCGTCTTGACCTCCGCTTACCTTTCTCCCAGGCTGATACCCGCCGCAACCGAATCCAAAGTCCTGACCACAATAATCTCTTCCCAGAATCCCGGGTACTCCTTCGATGTTGCAGCCAGGCTTGGGCGAAGTTCTCCAGTGGTCAGTTCTTCTCTCAGTCAAGGCGCTTCTGCTTCCACTGGCGAGCTGCAGGCGGAGGATGGGGGTTGCAGGTCCTCCCTGCCGCAGTCTTCTGCACCCGAGGTTTCGTTCCTGACCGACAGCCCGAGGATTTCGGAGCCCTCACTCCTGTCGGATCTACCTCAGACCACACCTCCAGGCGCATGGGGGGAGGAGTTAGATGTGGAAGCACCACCCATTCCAGAAGCTTTCGACCGCGGATATCCTCCTTCTTACACCGAGACTGAGACCCACAGTGCGCCCTATCCCCAGATCTCCCCTGTACTGGCGAGCTTTGTCCACCCCGTGTACGACGCTTCCATCTCCGACGACGTCATCCTCCCAGATGACCTCTTCTTCGAGTGTTCTGACAGTGGGGAGACTCCGGAGGCACCCGGAATGGAGCGTCCAAGGAACCCTACCCCATATGGGTCCCGCCGGCTCATGACGTACCCAGAATGCTCCGTCACTCCACCCAACCAGTTTGTAGACGTAAGCGAGGCAACAGTACCCCCAGCCAGGTTCCGAGACAATGATGCGTCGACAAAAACCAAAGGAGAATCGAAAGAAGTTTTCAAGGAGGCAGCAAAAGAAGCGCAGAAGGGGGAAGTGACGATCGAGAGGGTGGAAGATGAAAAGCACTTAAAAGGAAGACAGCAGCAGGAGGAGGTGAATGACGGAGAAAAAGcaatggaggaggaggaagaagatgagGTGGAGGAAGAGGAGCGTAGGGCaaatgaggaagaagaaaatgttccAGAACATTTGATGGACGtcttcgagttagggaaaatgtgCAGCCGCAGCAGAGCTAAACTCAACTCCGCCGACCAGCGCTTGAG acgacaaaagaAGATTTTCATCCTCCAGCAGCAGGTGATGCAGCAGGCAGAGGAGCTGAAGGAGCTGACTCGGCTGATTAGAATGGCCGAGGCTCAAACGAATGCTCttaaagaagagaagaaagaactgGACGCAGAGCTGCAGAAGACATGCGACCAGC TGACGGACGTGGACGAGGTGAACACCAAGAAACACGAGCCGCTGATGTACAAGAAGTTCAGTACCATCAAAACAGCCGCAGAGGCCAAAACTCTCCTCGTTTCAATCCGCAGTCGTCAGAAGGCGCTGTATTACCTAGAGGCCATGACATACCGGAAGTGCGTAGCGCTGCAGCACAATTTGAAA ctgcagGTCTCCGGCAGTACAACGGGGTCCGACAAAGATCGTAAACTGTCCAAGCGGATGAGCACCATAGGACCCGCCTCGCCCAAAAAGAGCAAGAAGCTGAAGGACCAGCTGTCGCTGAGCTCTGCGGCCATGCCGTCCTCGGCTGTCTTGCCGGCACTTCCGCTCATGCTCTCTGCCGTTTCCGCCGCCTCAATCAACGGCCCCGGCTTGGGCCCGCTGTTCTTCCCCGTGCAAgaaacacagcagcagcaacaacaacaacagccgcTGCAACCGGTGGCGTCTCATTCCAGTTCGCTGGGCAATGCTGTTCTTCTGTTCGATGATTTCAGAGAAACGGAG cttgacTGA
- the LOC112555441 gene encoding histone H3.v1-like isoform X1: MSCVRKLFKRKFLRTQSSETILVAQQSDNNSPSDPVSSSTAVSADHDDASSACSDGNVTSDSKAAAPDQPNPSTAAHTTTAAAVVVTSSQGAASTSALLIPPERRRPHGSVGLQPPSSPLSITSEKPPSSVSDTPAPVTTIPDLTTISETKKSVPSASFKLVLPAVATRGGRPSRGFLRLQQKEFTVADMEGRDSKVRLEGQPSSPSPSQSPTSSSPLESVSHSKGVLTSAYLSPRLIPAATESKVLTTIISSQNPGYSFDVAARLGRSSPVVSSSLSQGASASTGELQAEDGGCRSSLPQSSAPEVSFLTDSPRISEPSLLSDLPQTTPPGAWGEELDVEAPPIPEAFDRGYPPSYTETETHSAPYPQISPVLASFVHPVYDASISDDVILPDDLFFECSDSGETPEAPGMERPRNPTPYGSRRLMTYPECSVTPPNQFVDVSEATVPPARFRDNDASTKTKGESKEVFKEAAKEAQKGEVTIERVEDEKHLKGRQQQEEVNDGEKAMEEEEEDEVEEEERRANEEEENVPEHLMDVFELGKMCSRSRAKLNSADQRLSRRQKKIFILQQQVMQQAEELKELTRLIRMAEAQTNALKEEKKELDAELQKTCDQLTDVDEVNTKKHEPLMYKKFSTIKTAAEAKTLLVSIRSRQKALYYLEAMTYRKCVALQHNLKLQVSGSTTGSDKDRKLSKRMSTIGPASPKKSKKLKDQLSLSSAAMPSSAVLPALPLMLSAVSAASINGPGLGPLFFPVQETQQQQQQQQPLQPVASHSSSLGNAVLLFDDFRETELD; this comes from the exons ATGTCTTGTGTCAGGAAGCTCTTTAAGAGAAAATTCTTACGAACACAGTCAAGTGAAACG ATTCTCGTGGCCCAGCAGAGTGACAACAACAGTCCGTCTGACCCGGTCTCATCTTCCACAGCAGTCAGTGCCGATCACGACGACGCCTCCAGTGCCTGCTCCGATGGCAACGTCACATCAGACTCCAAGGCCGCGGCCCCCGATCAGCCCAACCCCTCCACCGCCGcccacaccaccaccgccgccgcagTCGTCGTAACCAGCTCTCAGGGCGCGGCCAGCACTTCCGCCCTGCTAATACCACCAGAGCGACGACGACCACACGGCAGCGTGGGTCTTCAGCCACCTTCGTCGCCGCTGTCCATAACCTCGGAGAAGCCCCCCTCCTCCGTGTCGGACACTCCTGCCCCCGTCACGACTATTCCGGATCTCACAACAATTTCGGAAACCAAGAAAAGCGTTCCCTCTGCCAGCTTCAAGCTTGTGCTACCCGCAGTGGCAACGCGAGGAGGCAGACCGTCGAGAGGTTTTCTCCGGCTGCAGCAGAAAGAGTTCACTGTCGCTGACATGGAAGGCAGAGACAGCAAGGTCCGATTAGAGGGACAGCCTTCCAGCCCCAGTCCCAGTCAAAGTCCCACATCATCCTCACCGCTGGAGTCCGTGTCACATTCCAAGGGCGTCTTGACCTCCGCTTACCTTTCTCCCAGGCTGATACCCGCCGCAACCGAATCCAAAGTCCTGACCACAATAATCTCTTCCCAGAATCCCGGGTACTCCTTCGATGTTGCAGCCAGGCTTGGGCGAAGTTCTCCAGTGGTCAGTTCTTCTCTCAGTCAAGGCGCTTCTGCTTCCACTGGCGAGCTGCAGGCGGAGGATGGGGGTTGCAGGTCCTCCCTGCCGCAGTCTTCTGCACCCGAGGTTTCGTTCCTGACCGACAGCCCGAGGATTTCGGAGCCCTCACTCCTGTCGGATCTACCTCAGACCACACCTCCAGGCGCATGGGGGGAGGAGTTAGATGTGGAAGCACCACCCATTCCAGAAGCTTTCGACCGCGGATATCCTCCTTCTTACACCGAGACTGAGACCCACAGTGCGCCCTATCCCCAGATCTCCCCTGTACTGGCGAGCTTTGTCCACCCCGTGTACGACGCTTCCATCTCCGACGACGTCATCCTCCCAGATGACCTCTTCTTCGAGTGTTCTGACAGTGGGGAGACTCCGGAGGCACCCGGAATGGAGCGTCCAAGGAACCCTACCCCATATGGGTCCCGCCGGCTCATGACGTACCCAGAATGCTCCGTCACTCCACCCAACCAGTTTGTAGACGTAAGCGAGGCAACAGTACCCCCAGCCAGGTTCCGAGACAATGATGCGTCGACAAAAACCAAAGGAGAATCGAAAGAAGTTTTCAAGGAGGCAGCAAAAGAAGCGCAGAAGGGGGAAGTGACGATCGAGAGGGTGGAAGATGAAAAGCACTTAAAAGGAAGACAGCAGCAGGAGGAGGTGAATGACGGAGAAAAAGcaatggaggaggaggaagaagatgagGTGGAGGAAGAGGAGCGTAGGGCaaatgaggaagaagaaaatgttccAGAACATTTGATGGACGtcttcgagttagggaaaatgtgCAGCCGCAGCAGAGCTAAACTCAACTCCGCCGACCAGCGCTTGAG cagacgacaaaagaAGATTTTCATCCTCCAGCAGCAGGTGATGCAGCAGGCAGAGGAGCTGAAGGAGCTGACTCGGCTGATTAGAATGGCCGAGGCTCAAACGAATGCTCttaaagaagagaagaaagaactgGACGCAGAGCTGCAGAAGACATGCGACCAGC TGACGGACGTGGACGAGGTGAACACCAAGAAACACGAGCCGCTGATGTACAAGAAGTTCAGTACCATCAAAACAGCCGCAGAGGCCAAAACTCTCCTCGTTTCAATCCGCAGTCGTCAGAAGGCGCTGTATTACCTAGAGGCCATGACATACCGGAAGTGCGTAGCGCTGCAGCACAATTTGAAA ctgcagGTCTCCGGCAGTACAACGGGGTCCGACAAAGATCGTAAACTGTCCAAGCGGATGAGCACCATAGGACCCGCCTCGCCCAAAAAGAGCAAGAAGCTGAAGGACCAGCTGTCGCTGAGCTCTGCGGCCATGCCGTCCTCGGCTGTCTTGCCGGCACTTCCGCTCATGCTCTCTGCCGTTTCCGCCGCCTCAATCAACGGCCCCGGCTTGGGCCCGCTGTTCTTCCCCGTGCAAgaaacacagcagcagcaacaacaacaacagccgcTGCAACCGGTGGCGTCTCATTCCAGTTCGCTGGGCAATGCTGTTCTTCTGTTCGATGATTTCAGAGAAACGGAG cttgacTGA
- the LOC112555241 gene encoding centrosomal protein of 135 kDa-like isoform X2, producing MSSVTGIRFESLIHSLHELQNEKNCLEQRFNEKKTQSENLEKQVEQCNVKLFQAREMYQKMLETQKVAQQKVAQTQAQVDCMHESNKVFSDKIKDLNIKIKEERERASKNVQDFDKHMSALADSLVSARKFYKTEVLQQRVQEIENKLQSSSKQDEDNREEVIVLTKTLENLQLTQAAPYSKSDGVPYEERLLFWSLLEQEEREVSLYLQKLQAERQTLCTLLQVSVPE from the exons atgtcgtCTGTTACAGGAATAAGATTCGAATCACTTATCCATAGTTTACATGAACTTCAAAATG AGAAAAATTGCTTGGAACAAAGGTTCAATGAGAAGAAAACCCAGTCGGAAAATTTGGAAAAACAAGTAGAGCAAT GCAATGTGAAGTTATTTCAAGCAAGGGAGATGTACCAGAAAATGTTAG AGACCCAGAAAGTTGCTCAACAGAAAGTGGCTCAGACCCAGGCACAAGTAGACTG TATGCACGAGTCCAACAAAGTATTCAGTGACAAGATCAAGGACctgaacattaaaataaaggaggaaagagaaagagcaagcAAAAACGT ACAAGACTTTGACAAACACATGTCAGCATTAGCAGATTCACTGGTGTCTGCCCGGAAATTTTAT AAAACTGAAGTCTTGCAACAGCGAGTTCAAGAGATAGAGAACAAATTGCAAAGCAGTTCAAAGCAAG ATGAAGACAACAGAGAAGAGGTGATCGTGCTAACCAAAACTTTGGAAAACCTCCAACTGACTCAAGCAGCTCCTTATTCCAAAAGTGATGGTGTACCTTACGAAGAGCGCCTTCTCTTCTG GAGCCTTttggaacaagaagaaagggAAGTATCACTGTATCTGCAGAAACTTCAAGCAGAAAGGCAAACATTATGTACTCTATTACAAGTCTCTGTTCCTGAATAG
- the LOC112555241 gene encoding centrosomal protein of 135 kDa-like isoform X1, which yields MSSVTGIRFESLIHSLHELQNEKNCLEQRFNEKKTQSENLEKQVEQCNVKLFQAREMYQKMLETQKVAQQKVAQTQAQVDCSMHESNKVFSDKIKDLNIKIKEERERASKNVQDFDKHMSALADSLVSARKFYKTEVLQQRVQEIENKLQSSSKQDEDNREEVIVLTKTLENLQLTQAAPYSKSDGVPYEERLLFWSLLEQEEREVSLYLQKLQAERQTLCTLLQVSVPE from the exons atgtcgtCTGTTACAGGAATAAGATTCGAATCACTTATCCATAGTTTACATGAACTTCAAAATG AGAAAAATTGCTTGGAACAAAGGTTCAATGAGAAGAAAACCCAGTCGGAAAATTTGGAAAAACAAGTAGAGCAAT GCAATGTGAAGTTATTTCAAGCAAGGGAGATGTACCAGAAAATGTTAG AGACCCAGAAAGTTGCTCAACAGAAAGTGGCTCAGACCCAGGCACAAGTAGACTG CAGTATGCACGAGTCCAACAAAGTATTCAGTGACAAGATCAAGGACctgaacattaaaataaaggaggaaagagaaagagcaagcAAAAACGT ACAAGACTTTGACAAACACATGTCAGCATTAGCAGATTCACTGGTGTCTGCCCGGAAATTTTAT AAAACTGAAGTCTTGCAACAGCGAGTTCAAGAGATAGAGAACAAATTGCAAAGCAGTTCAAAGCAAG ATGAAGACAACAGAGAAGAGGTGATCGTGCTAACCAAAACTTTGGAAAACCTCCAACTGACTCAAGCAGCTCCTTATTCCAAAAGTGATGGTGTACCTTACGAAGAGCGCCTTCTCTTCTG GAGCCTTttggaacaagaagaaagggAAGTATCACTGTATCTGCAGAAACTTCAAGCAGAAAGGCAAACATTATGTACTCTATTACAAGTCTCTGTTCCTGAATAG